A region from the Gemmatimonadota bacterium genome encodes:
- a CDS encoding sulfatase-like hydrolase/transferase, which translates to MIAIRALLLAGALAGLADGVSLLFENPRSFEGWGARASFLAASTVLVAIPGLVAGWVVGLPGCLGSRNRWGGLAQRPRLLLGIAAALGLFLWAGVRVHVRFHFGEPLLSSTGIRSSVLVALASGVAAWLLTRVTGSAMERAIRSRALLPIGGFALAILAWVAMPGPSRTEPPPPGPGAEPGARSVLLITLDTFRADRLSCAGYPHPTTPVLDRLARSGAHWQTARVPIPLTNPSHASLFTGLAPPEHGVRNNGIALPANIPALIPEMAARGWATGAFVSGIPLKAGLSGLARGFSHYDDAFSLLEKIHPMLTSLAIVRAANRLFPVDLIERRARDTARAAREWMREAPDPFIAWVHLFDAHSPYDPPRLLRDRLALPDGRPWPHPDYDAELREIDRQLAGVLRDFERLASGRGLVVVVGDHGEGLGDHGDLTHGKELHAEDLRVPLIWNDARSAASGRVLAATVSTLDVGAAILRSARPAGGDTMLPESSEAEVLAWTFAPEGRHDRMAIVHPDGRKLIRNLDTGEEQAFDLKEDPGEARPLDPIDPRWEELRLASPGDPAGHASDLDPETVRKLRSLGYLH; encoded by the coding sequence GTGATCGCCATCCGAGCGTTGCTGTTGGCCGGGGCGCTGGCGGGGCTTGCGGACGGGGTGTCCCTGCTGTTCGAGAATCCGCGCTCGTTCGAAGGGTGGGGGGCGCGTGCGAGCTTCCTGGCGGCGTCCACGGTTCTCGTCGCGATTCCTGGCCTGGTGGCAGGCTGGGTGGTCGGACTGCCGGGTTGCCTTGGTTCCCGGAACCGGTGGGGAGGCCTTGCGCAGCGTCCGCGACTCCTCCTGGGTATCGCGGCGGCGCTGGGCCTCTTCCTCTGGGCGGGGGTCCGCGTGCATGTCCGGTTTCACTTCGGCGAACCGCTTCTTTCTTCGACCGGCATTCGGTCGTCGGTACTGGTGGCGCTCGCTTCCGGGGTTGCCGCGTGGCTCCTGACTCGCGTCACCGGGAGCGCGATGGAGCGCGCGATCCGGTCGCGGGCCTTGCTGCCGATTGGCGGGTTCGCTCTTGCGATCCTGGCGTGGGTCGCGATGCCTGGCCCATCCCGCACGGAACCGCCGCCGCCGGGGCCCGGCGCGGAACCGGGTGCGCGCAGTGTCCTCCTGATCACGCTCGACACCTTCCGGGCGGACCGACTTTCGTGCGCCGGATATCCGCACCCGACGACGCCCGTGCTGGATCGGCTGGCACGCTCCGGTGCTCACTGGCAGACCGCCCGCGTGCCGATTCCCCTGACGAACCCCAGCCATGCGTCACTCTTCACCGGACTGGCGCCACCGGAACACGGCGTGCGGAATAACGGAATCGCTCTCCCGGCGAACATTCCGGCGCTGATTCCCGAGATGGCGGCTCGAGGCTGGGCGACGGGCGCTTTCGTCAGCGGGATTCCCCTGAAGGCCGGGCTCTCCGGCCTTGCGCGTGGTTTCAGTCACTACGACGACGCCTTCTCGCTTCTGGAGAAGATCCACCCCATGCTGACTTCGCTGGCCATCGTGCGAGCGGCCAATCGTCTGTTCCCGGTGGACCTCATCGAACGGCGGGCCAGGGACACGGCCCGTGCCGCGCGGGAGTGGATGCGGGAGGCGCCCGATCCGTTCATCGCGTGGGTTCACCTGTTCGACGCCCACTCCCCGTATGATCCGCCCCGACTGCTTCGAGATCGCCTGGCGCTTCCTGACGGACGCCCCTGGCCGCACCCCGACTACGATGCGGAGCTTCGGGAAATCGATCGGCAGCTTGCGGGCGTCCTGCGCGACTTCGAGAGGCTTGCATCGGGGAGGGGGCTGGTGGTCGTGGTTGGGGATCATGGGGAGGGACTGGGCGATCACGGTGACCTCACGCACGGAAAGGAACTGCACGCGGAGGATCTGCGCGTGCCGCTGATCTGGAACGATGCGCGATCCGCCGCCTCGGGTCGCGTTCTCGCCGCCACCGTGTCCACGCTCGATGTGGGGGCAGCCATCCTCCGGTCGGCACGGCCAGCCGGGGGGGACACCATGCTCCCCGAGTCGAGCGAGGCGGAGGTTCTGGCGTGGACCTTCGCCCCGGAGGGGCGGCATGACCGCATGGCAATCGTGCATCCGGACGGCCGGAAGCTGATTCGCAATCTCGACACCGGCGAAGAGCAAGCGTTCGATCTGAAGGAGGATCCGGGCGAAGCTCGCCCCCTCGATCCGATCGACCCCCGGTGGGAGGAGTTGCGACTCGCCTCTCCCGGGGATCCTGCGGGGCACGCCTCCGACCTCGACCCGGAGACCGTCCGGAAGCTAAGGTCTCTCGGCTATCTTCACTAG
- a CDS encoding glycosyltransferase, whose amino-acid sequence MSEKPQVSIIIPAFNEEGNVAELFERIAEGFRLAGVTGETVFVDDGSTDSTWARVEEACKAHPGIVPVRHRRNLGLSEALNTGFRNVSGDHVIFLPADLQSDPAEDIPTLHKALCDDHDVVVGWRIGRREGKLFVSLIYNFLCRHLFGLDAHDLNWIKGFRREVIQEIHLRSDWHRYIVILAAQRGFRVKEVRTPYHPRHSGRSKFGRKRIMRGLLDLLVVKFELSFTDKPMLLFGSWGLGFVGLGAGIGLALLALRVWTGVGNRPLLFLVMLLVLVGVQLLGLGFVAEQIASLRESVRERRRAEDSDRAEAAGDSWKH is encoded by the coding sequence GTGAGTGAGAAGCCCCAGGTTTCCATTATCATCCCCGCCTTCAACGAGGAGGGGAATGTCGCGGAACTCTTCGAGCGGATCGCGGAGGGGTTTCGGCTGGCCGGGGTCACCGGGGAGACCGTTTTTGTAGACGACGGCAGTACCGACTCCACCTGGGCTCGCGTGGAGGAAGCCTGCAAAGCGCATCCCGGCATCGTCCCCGTCCGGCACCGTCGGAATCTGGGATTGAGCGAAGCGCTGAACACCGGCTTTCGCAATGTCAGTGGGGATCATGTGATCTTCCTGCCGGCGGACCTCCAGTCGGATCCGGCCGAGGACATTCCCACGCTGCACAAAGCTCTCTGCGACGACCACGATGTCGTGGTCGGCTGGCGCATCGGGCGTCGCGAGGGGAAGCTCTTCGTTTCGCTGATCTACAACTTTCTCTGTCGCCATCTCTTCGGGCTGGACGCCCACGATCTCAACTGGATCAAGGGATTCCGGCGAGAAGTCATCCAGGAGATCCACCTTCGCTCCGACTGGCATCGGTACATCGTGATCCTCGCCGCGCAGCGTGGCTTCCGCGTGAAGGAGGTCCGGACGCCCTATCATCCGCGGCACTCCGGCCGGTCCAAGTTCGGACGGAAGCGAATCATGCGCGGCCTTCTGGATCTTCTGGTGGTCAAGTTTGAGTTGTCGTTTACCGACAAACCGATGCTTCTGTTTGGATCGTGGGGGCTTGGGTTCGTGGGGCTTGGAGCGGGAATCGGGCTGGCCCTTCTGGCATTGCGGGTGTGGACAGGCGTGGGGAATCGGCCGCTTCTCTTTCTGGTGATGCTTCTTGTTCTCGTGGGTGTGCAACTTCTGGGACTCGGGTTTGTGGCGGAGCAGATTGCGTCGCTCCGGGAGTCCGTTCGCGAAAGACGACGGGCGGAAGATTCCGATCGTGCGGAGGCTGCGGGGGATTCGTGGAAACACTGA
- a CDS encoding glycosyltransferase family 2 protein: MKVLTVIIPVLNEEKTLEEIVQRVQDAPLPMEKEILIVNDGSTDGTRAILDRLEGGNVRVFHHTVNQGKGAGIRTAQPHVTGDLVVIQDADLEYYPEEYGLLAQPILDGRADVSYGTRFLGTHRVFLYWHYLGNRFLTFMTNILYNTMLSDMETCFKMCRSGIFRSMTIRTNRFGFEPEFTAKVFKAGHRVYEVPISYNGRGYEEGKKITWRDGVSALYFLIKFRMRD; the protein is encoded by the coding sequence ATGAAAGTGCTGACGGTCATCATTCCCGTTCTCAACGAGGAAAAGACGCTGGAGGAGATTGTCCAGAGGGTTCAGGACGCGCCGTTGCCGATGGAGAAGGAGATCCTCATCGTGAACGACGGGTCCACGGACGGAACGCGGGCCATTCTGGATCGGTTGGAGGGCGGGAATGTGCGCGTCTTCCACCACACCGTGAATCAGGGCAAAGGGGCCGGTATCCGGACCGCGCAGCCTCATGTCACGGGGGATCTCGTGGTGATTCAGGATGCGGATCTGGAGTACTACCCGGAAGAGTACGGACTTCTGGCCCAACCGATCCTCGACGGGCGTGCGGATGTCTCCTACGGCACGCGCTTTCTGGGGACGCACCGCGTGTTCCTGTACTGGCACTATCTCGGGAACCGTTTCCTTACCTTCATGACCAACATTCTCTACAACACCATGCTCTCCGACATGGAAACCTGCTTCAAGATGTGCCGCTCCGGGATCTTCCGCTCCATGACCATCCGAACGAATCGGTTTGGCTTTGAGCCGGAGTTCACGGCGAAGGTCTTCAAGGCGGGGCACCGTGTCTACGAAGTCCCCATTTCGTACAACGGAAGAGGGTATGAGGAGGGGAAGAAGATCACTTGGCGCGACGGAGTTTCCGCGCTGTATTTCCTGATCAAGTTTCGGATGCGGGATTGA
- a CDS encoding glycosyltransferase, with amino-acid sequence MNDRPAVSVVVPVYDNAATLARLLRACRQQDHPGGVEVIVVDDGSRDDSAGIAEEAGVRVIRQENRGPAAARNRGWREATADIILFTDADCVPRTDWARLLAEGVGGGFAAAGGTYGIVNPESALARSVHAEIVWRHSGFPEEIDFAGSFNLGVKRAAMEEVGGFDESFPLPSGEDNDLSYRLRDAGHRIRFVREAVVDHHHPDSLGRYLREQARHGEWRVVLYASHPRRARGDRYAGPADLAAPPVAALCAVFAFAAPFAHRASAVALLLLAVLALLQWRACAGASRREGSPGAGTLLALGIVRAFARAWGMTRGVVRVLFSRRNA; translated from the coding sequence ATGAACGATCGGCCGGCCGTCTCCGTGGTGGTGCCCGTCTATGACAATGCAGCCACGCTCGCTCGCCTCCTCCGGGCCTGTCGTCAGCAGGACCACCCGGGTGGCGTGGAGGTGATCGTGGTGGATGACGGGTCGCGCGACGACTCAGCCGGGATTGCGGAGGAGGCGGGAGTGCGCGTGATCCGGCAGGAAAATCGCGGCCCCGCCGCCGCCAGAAACCGCGGATGGAGAGAAGCGACCGCGGACATCATTCTCTTCACGGATGCGGACTGCGTGCCGCGAACCGACTGGGCGCGTCTCCTTGCGGAAGGAGTGGGAGGCGGCTTTGCGGCTGCGGGCGGAACTTACGGGATTGTGAATCCGGAGTCCGCGCTGGCCCGATCGGTTCATGCGGAGATCGTCTGGCGGCACTCCGGGTTCCCGGAAGAGATCGACTTTGCGGGGTCATTCAATCTGGGCGTGAAGAGGGCGGCGATGGAAGAAGTCGGCGGGTTTGACGAGAGCTTTCCGCTGCCGAGCGGCGAGGACAATGACCTGTCGTACAGGCTTCGGGATGCGGGGCACCGCATTCGATTCGTGCGGGAAGCGGTCGTCGATCATCACCACCCGGATTCCCTGGGTCGTTACCTTCGGGAACAGGCGCGGCATGGCGAATGGCGGGTCGTGCTGTACGCATCGCATCCTCGACGCGCAAGAGGGGATCGCTATGCCGGACCCGCGGACCTGGCCGCCCCCCCGGTGGCTGCGCTCTGCGCCGTCTTCGCGTTCGCGGCACCCTTTGCTCATCGGGCCTCCGCCGTGGCGCTGCTGTTGCTGGCGGTGCTTGCGCTCCTCCAGTGGCGGGCGTGCGCGGGGGCATCGCGAAGAGAGGGTTCGCCCGGTGCGGGGACGCTGCTGGCTCTCGGCATTGTGCGGGCCTTCGCCCGCGCATGGGGAATGACCCGCGGTGTGGTGCGTGTTCTCTTCAGCAGGAGAAACGCATGA
- a CDS encoding glycosyltransferase family 2 protein, with the protein MRVLAIVPAFNEEGTVGGVVRELLARCDADVVVVNDGSTDGTSAEARRAGARVLDLPLNLGIGGAVQAGFVMALREGYDVAVQVDGDGQHDPSGIDALLAPIAAGEADFVLGSRYAQPGDYRAPIARRLGMVVFSAAVSAMTGRRLRDTTSGFRASGREVLAYCAEHYPRDYPEVEALLLLSRAGFRIAEVPCPFRERTEGRSSITGGKAAYYMVKVLLALFVGLFRGTPERSTGEDA; encoded by the coding sequence ATGAGAGTGCTGGCCATTGTCCCGGCGTTCAACGAAGAGGGAACCGTGGGGGGCGTGGTGCGGGAACTCCTGGCGCGTTGCGACGCGGATGTGGTCGTCGTGAACGACGGATCGACCGACGGGACTTCCGCCGAAGCTCGACGCGCGGGGGCGCGGGTCCTGGATCTTCCGCTGAATCTCGGAATCGGCGGGGCCGTGCAGGCGGGGTTCGTCATGGCGCTTCGCGAAGGATACGATGTGGCCGTGCAGGTGGATGGGGACGGGCAGCACGATCCTTCCGGAATCGACGCACTGCTCGCCCCGATCGCAGCGGGAGAGGCCGACTTCGTGCTGGGTTCGCGATACGCCCAACCGGGGGACTACCGTGCGCCTATCGCACGAAGGCTTGGCATGGTAGTTTTCTCGGCGGCCGTTTCGGCCATGACCGGTCGGCGGCTCAGGGACACCACCTCGGGATTTCGCGCGTCGGGGCGGGAGGTCCTGGCCTACTGTGCGGAACATTACCCGCGCGATTATCCGGAAGTGGAGGCGCTGCTTCTTCTGTCGAGGGCCGGGTTCCGTATTGCGGAAGTCCCGTGTCCTTTCCGGGAGAGAACGGAGGGGCGCTCTTCCATCACGGGGGGGAAGGCCGCCTACTACATGGTCAAGGTTCTCCTGGCGCTGTTCGTCGGTCTCTTCCGGGGAACGCCCGAGCGATCGACCGGGGAGGATGCATGA
- a CDS encoding Gfo/Idh/MocA family oxidoreductase gives MSNAVRVGVVGAGYWGPNLIRNVAGVPGAELAVICDADRERLDGVGKSYPGVELVEDFARVVADDSIDAVVLATPASTHHKLGMDAMRAGKDILVEKPLAMSVEECSALVSCAREHDRILMVGHTFIYNAAVKYIHNLVTKGELGEVFYVYSSRVNLGRIRQDVNALWNVAPHDISILSHVLGEAPTRVRAMGRACLQPGLEDVVFAVFEYPSGAVAHLHSSWLDPSKVRRTTFVGSEKMVVYDDVESEGKIKIYDKGARREGADSEYGEFQIRLHSGDIHIPKITFTEPLAEECRHFVECVRSRETPRTCGVKGMEVVAALEAAQKSLESGGDSVSIEVPEV, from the coding sequence ATGTCGAATGCGGTCCGGGTCGGTGTCGTGGGTGCTGGATACTGGGGACCCAATCTCATCCGCAATGTTGCAGGAGTTCCCGGAGCGGAACTTGCGGTAATCTGCGACGCAGATCGTGAGCGTCTGGATGGTGTCGGGAAGAGCTATCCGGGCGTAGAACTGGTGGAGGACTTCGCGCGGGTGGTCGCGGACGATTCCATCGACGCGGTGGTGCTGGCCACCCCCGCGTCCACGCATCACAAACTGGGGATGGACGCGATGCGTGCGGGCAAGGACATCCTGGTGGAGAAGCCGCTGGCGATGTCTGTGGAGGAGTGCTCCGCGCTGGTGTCGTGCGCCAGGGAGCACGACCGCATCCTTATGGTGGGGCACACCTTCATCTACAATGCCGCAGTGAAGTACATCCACAATCTGGTGACGAAGGGAGAACTCGGCGAGGTCTTCTATGTGTACTCCAGCCGCGTGAACCTGGGCCGGATCCGGCAGGATGTGAACGCGCTGTGGAATGTCGCGCCGCATGACATTTCCATACTGAGCCATGTTCTCGGCGAGGCGCCCACGCGAGTGCGTGCCATGGGGCGCGCGTGTCTGCAGCCGGGGCTGGAGGATGTCGTATTCGCCGTGTTCGAGTACCCGAGCGGCGCGGTGGCGCATCTTCATTCCAGCTGGCTGGATCCCAGCAAGGTCCGGCGGACGACATTCGTGGGATCGGAGAAGATGGTCGTCTACGACGATGTGGAAAGCGAAGGCAAGATCAAGATTTACGACAAGGGAGCCCGGCGCGAAGGCGCGGACTCCGAGTATGGCGAGTTCCAGATTCGTCTGCACTCCGGGGACATCCACATTCCGAAGATCACTTTCACGGAACCGCTGGCGGAAGAGTGTCGCCATTTCGTGGAATGCGTGCGTTCACGGGAGACTCCGCGAACCTGCGGCGTGAAGGGGATGGAAGTGGTGGCGGCGCTCGAAGCCGCGCAGAAGTCCCTTGAGTCAGGTGGAGACTCCGTGTCCATTGAGGTTCCAGAGGTCTGA
- a CDS encoding glycosyltransferase family 39 protein, translated as MSGTPASASGERAWRRWSAPILLGALALRLLWPLADPPARLSWSNGIYTDPATMVHAARNAALFGEWIRDYNRDLFVFPLANLLTFLVYSVFGPGRLPAQVLSAILGTITVGAVGWALRRAAGPRAAVIGVLIGAVSFWQLQFSRIPVGENAAVALMALAGVAVLGRKKRALFLAGLLSSAAVLFGKYHAIGLLPALALLVTLRSRSVRAPAILASGGVVALAAWVVAIWLPQHEHIAGHVARQSTGLHGPMPFAESIREGLGEFLNTLRRAWLFYRMPVEATLGGLFAFWTLGNTAARRRRTEDGTALFAFWFLGMWFYYALLPYKAPRYFVLLTPALVGAAAIQIEIMLRSRDIRLRAPSTWDTLAPLALWIYCFSFGMLDTLKHYASMSLEYLTIPPSRITQEVFQSVVGVFQRIDTFHQGLAWAGGISIVLFLLALWSPEILTRVLRRSDRVPGRVLNRAARVAVGLAVAVGLGQYAWWATHRTTFIHDVMETMPAMIGDDAVVLGPMAPLLFQDTKCQILPYFGPMGERGMLSRHGVTHVLVCGSGDERNLDDRYPRLRDELAMVQSWPVSTLFSSTLALYRLPAAVEGVPIHDYRPTLFEEGAAAVVAEKWDAALEKFAQYRASGGEDLPEIFAMKAICLWNLGDLDKAGELLEEAIRLRPKDPLGYQNLGALALKRGDRSRALELWMSALRLDRENKDLQEKVVELSR; from the coding sequence GTGAGCGGCACTCCGGCCTCCGCCAGCGGGGAGCGCGCGTGGCGGCGATGGTCCGCGCCGATCCTCCTCGGGGCGCTGGCGCTTCGGCTGCTCTGGCCGCTGGCGGACCCTCCGGCCCGGCTGTCCTGGTCGAACGGGATCTACACGGACCCCGCGACCATGGTGCACGCGGCCAGGAATGCCGCTCTTTTCGGCGAGTGGATCCGCGACTACAACCGTGACCTCTTCGTCTTCCCGCTGGCGAATCTGCTGACCTTCCTCGTGTATTCGGTATTCGGCCCGGGACGCCTTCCCGCACAGGTGCTGTCGGCGATTCTGGGGACCATCACGGTGGGGGCGGTCGGGTGGGCGCTTCGGCGGGCTGCCGGGCCGAGGGCTGCGGTCATCGGTGTGCTGATTGGGGCGGTCTCATTCTGGCAGCTCCAGTTCTCCCGGATTCCGGTGGGCGAGAATGCGGCGGTCGCTCTCATGGCTCTGGCCGGAGTGGCGGTCCTGGGGCGAAAGAAGCGGGCGCTCTTTCTTGCGGGACTCCTGTCATCCGCGGCCGTGCTCTTTGGAAAGTACCACGCGATCGGGTTGCTCCCCGCTCTGGCGCTTCTGGTGACTCTTCGGTCGCGCTCCGTCCGCGCTCCGGCGATTCTCGCCTCAGGAGGAGTGGTGGCTCTCGCGGCGTGGGTGGTGGCGATCTGGCTGCCGCAACACGAGCACATCGCCGGGCATGTGGCGCGTCAGTCTACGGGGCTCCACGGTCCGATGCCCTTTGCCGAGTCAATCCGCGAGGGGTTGGGCGAGTTCCTCAACACCCTCCGCAGGGCGTGGCTCTTCTACCGGATGCCGGTGGAGGCCACGCTCGGCGGGCTGTTCGCTTTCTGGACGCTGGGGAATACCGCAGCACGCCGCCGCCGCACGGAAGACGGGACGGCGCTCTTCGCGTTCTGGTTTCTGGGGATGTGGTTCTACTACGCGCTCCTCCCGTACAAGGCCCCCCGGTATTTCGTCCTCCTGACGCCCGCGCTCGTGGGAGCGGCCGCAATCCAGATCGAGATCATGCTGCGGTCCCGCGACATCCGGCTCCGTGCACCCTCCACCTGGGACACGCTGGCCCCGCTGGCGCTCTGGATCTACTGTTTTTCGTTCGGGATGCTGGACACGCTGAAACACTACGCCTCCATGAGCCTGGAGTACCTGACGATCCCCCCGTCGCGAATCACGCAGGAGGTCTTCCAGAGCGTTGTCGGGGTTTTCCAGCGCATCGACACCTTCCATCAGGGGCTGGCGTGGGCAGGCGGGATATCGATCGTGCTGTTTCTTTTGGCTCTCTGGAGTCCGGAGATCCTGACGCGGGTGCTGCGTCGATCCGATCGGGTGCCCGGGCGCGTCCTGAACCGGGCGGCGCGCGTGGCGGTGGGGCTGGCGGTTGCGGTGGGGTTGGGGCAGTACGCATGGTGGGCGACGCATCGCACCACTTTCATCCATGATGTCATGGAGACCATGCCGGCCATGATCGGCGATGATGCGGTCGTCCTCGGGCCCATGGCCCCTCTTCTGTTTCAGGACACGAAATGCCAAATCCTGCCCTATTTCGGGCCGATGGGGGAGAGGGGCATGCTGAGTCGGCATGGGGTGACCCATGTGCTGGTCTGCGGCTCCGGCGATGAGAGGAATCTGGACGATCGCTACCCGCGTCTGCGTGACGAACTGGCGATGGTCCAGTCGTGGCCGGTCTCGACGCTGTTTTCGAGTACTCTGGCGCTGTACAGGCTGCCGGCCGCCGTGGAGGGCGTGCCGATTCACGATTACCGGCCGACCCTCTTCGAGGAGGGAGCCGCTGCGGTGGTGGCCGAGAAATGGGATGCGGCTCTTGAGAAGTTCGCGCAATATCGCGCATCAGGTGGCGAGGATCTTCCCGAGATCTTCGCCATGAAGGCGATCTGCCTGTGGAATCTGGGAGATCTGGACAAGGCGGGGGAACTCCTGGAAGAAGCCATCCGGCTTCGTCCCAAGGACCCTCTTGGCTACCAGAATCTGGGGGCACTGGCGTTGAAGCGGGGGGATCGGTCGCGGGCGTTGGAACTGTGGATGTCTGCGCTCCGGCTCGACCGCGAGAACAAGGACCTTCAGGAGAAGGTCGTGGAGTTGTCCCGATGA
- a CDS encoding DUF2304 domain-containing protein has product MMDRIQLLSILGSALLLAVVLELVRSRKLKEEYSLLWILTGSVLLGLSIWRGLLDRIAHLAGIHYPPSALFLVGFGFFLLIFLHYSIVLSDLSERTKRLTREIALLREKEARDGQSGDTAE; this is encoded by the coding sequence ATGATGGACCGAATCCAGCTTCTCTCGATTCTGGGCAGCGCTCTGCTCCTGGCCGTGGTCCTGGAACTGGTCCGCTCGCGAAAACTGAAGGAGGAGTACTCCCTCCTTTGGATTCTCACCGGGTCGGTTCTTCTGGGGCTTTCGATCTGGCGGGGACTTCTGGACCGGATTGCGCATCTCGCGGGCATTCATTACCCGCCGTCCGCGCTGTTTCTCGTGGGCTTCGGATTCTTCCTTCTAATCTTTCTGCACTATTCGATTGTCCTGTCCGACCTCTCCGAGAGGACGAAGCGGTTGACGCGTGAGATTGCGCTTCTGCGCGAGAAGGAAGCGCGAGACGGGCAGAGTGGAGACACCGCGGAGTGA
- a CDS encoding lysylphosphatidylglycerol synthase transmembrane domain-containing protein: protein MRKWFTVLLSLAVLGVLVKMAGLREVLHTWTIIRPEGVVLSIGCYYASIAVRILSWKLLLGNRAKNAGRLARPLALGFVLGHVTPAKAGEPATALLVSRTSEIPLATTLSVLTAERTFHFLLLLATFLPAFAVGIGHAPPAVWGGGAALAGVLLAIGPAASRLSAPAGRIPRFGPAVARYLEALGALLLRRRILPAMVALALCFWLLQYLSLYAILRAGGAEVSFAGAAAVAGSSILGGTLSMLPLGTQDGISALVLSRMSVPMAQGFSLALFHTALSLGCGLLLLLFAGTGVRRK, encoded by the coding sequence GTGCGCAAATGGTTCACCGTTCTTCTCTCCCTGGCAGTGTTGGGCGTCCTCGTCAAGATGGCCGGACTCCGCGAGGTCCTGCACACCTGGACGATCATCCGCCCCGAAGGGGTGGTTCTGTCGATCGGATGCTACTACGCATCCATCGCCGTCCGCATTCTCTCCTGGAAACTCCTCCTCGGGAACCGCGCGAAGAACGCAGGAAGGCTGGCCCGTCCCCTCGCGCTGGGCTTTGTGCTCGGCCATGTGACTCCCGCCAAGGCAGGCGAACCGGCCACGGCCCTCCTCGTATCCCGGACCTCCGAGATCCCGCTGGCCACCACGCTTTCCGTCTTGACCGCCGAGCGCACCTTTCACTTCCTCCTTCTTCTCGCCACCTTCCTTCCGGCCTTCGCCGTCGGTATCGGACATGCCCCGCCCGCCGTGTGGGGAGGCGGGGCGGCGCTGGCCGGAGTGCTGCTGGCAATCGGCCCGGCCGCTTCCCGACTGTCCGCACCCGCCGGGAGAATCCCACGATTCGGCCCGGCCGTCGCCCGGTACCTCGAAGCGCTGGGGGCCCTCCTCCTCCGCCGGAGGATTCTCCCGGCCATGGTGGCGCTGGCGCTGTGCTTCTGGCTGCTTCAGTACCTTTCGCTCTACGCCATCCTGCGTGCCGGGGGCGCGGAGGTGTCGTTTGCGGGGGCCGCCGCGGTCGCCGGTTCGAGCATTCTCGGGGGAACGCTCAGTATGCTCCCACTCGGCACTCAGGATGGAATCAGCGCGCTGGTACTCTCCCGCATGAGCGTCCCGATGGCGCAGGGCTTTTCGCTGGCGCTCTTCCACACCGCCCTTTCGCTGGGCTGCGGGCTCCTGCTGCTGCTCTTCGCGGGGACGGGCGTCCGCCGGAAGTGA
- a CDS encoding glycosyltransferase has protein sequence MRVLLISSVEHQSGSALRFRGIAGALAARGHEVHLLEPASAASAPETPAGVRRHPCARLSVPPALQAPLWLLAGFLAVARVRPDAVYALKALPNSWLPARLAAWGGAKALVDLDDLDEAFYPPGPVRQLLAMLFRNAVRRADLVTVHNEAMRSRVDALREGRTPALFVDQGIDVERFARSVADGAPGLREELGLGDGPVLLYAGHLGPASDLEAILPALAPVAAQRPDVRLLVLGDGRARIRLEKAAARHLPAGFAVFAGGTSHREAPRYFALASVALNYLRDAEANRFRASIKVREALAAGVPVVTSRTADTERFAEFVHFPDGATPEAFAEAVLLELDSPGRERARLGAEHLASKGTFAAAAAPLAKALEAWR, from the coding sequence ATGCGGGTTCTCCTCATTTCATCCGTGGAGCATCAGTCGGGGAGTGCCTTGCGCTTCCGGGGGATCGCGGGGGCGCTGGCCGCTCGTGGCCATGAAGTGCACCTTCTCGAACCCGCGTCGGCCGCGTCCGCACCCGAGACTCCCGCGGGCGTTCGGAGGCATCCGTGCGCGCGTCTGAGTGTGCCCCCTGCGCTGCAGGCGCCGTTGTGGCTTCTCGCGGGGTTCCTTGCGGTCGCACGCGTGCGTCCGGATGCGGTCTACGCGCTCAAGGCCCTCCCGAACTCCTGGCTTCCGGCGCGACTTGCTGCGTGGGGCGGCGCGAAGGCGCTGGTGGATCTCGACGACCTCGACGAGGCGTTCTACCCGCCCGGTCCTGTCCGGCAGCTTCTTGCCATGCTCTTTCGGAATGCGGTGCGACGGGCGGATCTGGTCACCGTTCACAACGAGGCTATGCGATCACGGGTGGACGCCCTCCGCGAGGGGCGAACTCCGGCGCTCTTTGTGGATCAGGGGATTGATGTGGAGCGTTTTGCGCGGAGCGTAGCCGACGGGGCGCCGGGACTTCGCGAAGAGCTGGGTCTGGGCGACGGTCCGGTGCTGCTGTACGCAGGGCACCTGGGACCGGCCTCGGATCTGGAAGCGATCCTTCCGGCGCTGGCTCCCGTGGCGGCGCAGCGCCCGGATGTGCGCCTGTTGGTCCTGGGCGACGGCCGCGCCCGCATCCGTCTGGAGAAGGCGGCAGCGCGGCATCTGCCAGCGGGTTTCGCGGTGTTCGCAGGGGGAACTTCTCACCGGGAGGCGCCGCGGTATTTCGCGCTCGCCTCGGTGGCGCTCAACTACCTGCGCGACGCGGAGGCGAACCGGTTTCGGGCGTCCATCAAGGTCCGGGAGGCGCTGGCCGCCGGAGTTCCCGTGGTGACTTCCAGGACTGCGGACACGGAACGGTTTGCCGAGTTCGTTCATTTCCCGGACGGGGCGACTCCGGAAGCCTTTGCGGAAGCGGTCCTTCTCGAACTGGACTCGCCCGGAAGAGAGCGCGCGCGCCTCGGAGCGGAGCATCTTGCGAGCAAGGGGACATTCGCCGCAGCCGCAGCCCCTCTTGCGAAGGCACTGGAGGCGTGGCGATGA